The DNA region ATCTCAGGGTGGGTGTAACCAGGTTTGTTGCATTCGTAGATTAACACCATTGGTGATCTCCATTTAGGAGACTTCCATAGTTCCATGCCTTGTTTAAGTGCAATCTGTTATACCAGTATCCTATTTATGCCCTTTGTGATTAAGTTTTGGCCAGTGGGCTGTGTTTGGAAATGAGTTCTTTCTATTGACTGAAACTCTACTGCAAACTGGAACGATAGTTTTGGGAATAATGCATATGGAGAATAGAAACTAGTAAGGCTCTTGATAGTTTGTTATCTATGCCCAGTAATTGCTGTTGGTTATAATTGACACTGAAGAGTGGGAAATATTAGGCAGAACCGAAAAGTATCCTCAGCTCTCTGCCCTTCTTATCATTCATTAGTTGCAGTTATTGGTGTCACTGCACAAGAACTGATCAAACCATCCATTATAACTAAATAGCTGCATTATGCTTCGGTCTTTTCAAAAGCTTAAGTTTCTGAGCAGTGTAGTTCTGGTGCAGGCACAAACAGTTTACGGAGCCTTGCATGGGTTGCAGGTTTAGTGCTTTCTCTATCTCCCTAAAAGACGCTACTTGTTCCAAGTTAAAAACGTAACAATaagatccttttttttttttttaactgtgTTGTGTCACAGACGTTTAGTCAAATGTGCCAGTTCAACTTCACATCCCGGGCTTTTGAAGTTCATCAAGTACCATGGACTGTTTTGGATCAGCCTCGGTTTGCCTATCGAGGGCTTCTAATTGGTGAGATGCTTCTGCTACTGCTTAGCATTTCAAAGCCTCGGCTTTAGCTTCCGTATTGCCAAGCTTCTACCGAACTCTTGTTAGCATTAGGTTTTAAAAGGACACGGTTTTATGATTACACGAGGTATATTCTCTAATTTAAGAATCTAACGCCCTTTTCATGATGTAGATACGGCCCGCCATTATCTTCCACTTCCGGTAATAAAGAAAGTTATTGATTCCATGACATACTCAAAACTGGTATGTAACATATAAACAGCTAAACATTACATTAAAAAAGGTTATATCCATGCTCTTATTGTGTAACATAGTCTCTTCTTGTGTTTTGTAAAGAATGTATTGCATTGGCACATTGTGGATACACAATCTTTCCCACTCGAGATACCTTCATATCCAAAACTATGGGATGGTGCTTATTCTAGTTCAGAGCGGTATACAGTAGGTGACGCTACTGAGATTGTAAGGCAAGTTATTTCGGTCTTCTACTTGTCTTATCTCTTCTCCGGTAAAACTTTGTCTTTACTACATCGTCCTAATTCTTTCAACGTAAGAGTTGCAGATATGCACAAAGACGGGGAATCAATGTATTGGCTGAACTTGACGTTCCAGGACATGCACAGTCATGGTAATAAAAATGGTCTATATAGCGTTTTCCTTTAAATTCGTTATGCCATAAGGCATATGGCTATAGAACGTGCAAATCATATATGGCTAAGTGGCTAACGGTTGTGTAAATTTTAGGGGTGTTGGCTATCCTAAATTATGGCCATCGAAAGATTGTCAACAGCCATTAGATGTAAGCAGTGATTTCACCTTCAAAGTAATAAACGGGATTCTCTCAGGTAATTCCCGCTTCATGGGAAATTTTCACTAGTAGAACTGTAGAATAGACATAGACAATGAGAAATTTACTTGTTCAAAGTTTTCTATCTCAGATTTCGGTAAGATCTTCAAATACAAATTTGTTCATCTTGGGGGAGATGAAGTGAATACAAGTGAGTTTTATGTTCAGAGTTATTGCTGTGACTCTTTGGCTTTACAGATCAAGAATAGAATTTTTACTGAAACACGCAATTTTGGTTTTAACTGCAGCTTGCTGGACATCGACTCCTCGTATACAGAAGTGGTAACAATCCTAAACTTCTGTTACCTGTACTTCTCTAGTTCCTTTAACAAACAAATTTAGGGAAACGGTGATGGAACGTGACACCTCTCTTATACCGAGAGTCACGAGCCTATACCTATGGACTGCAACAATGTATATACAAACAGTTTACACACTCGTAATCTGCCAATTTTCAGTTacctagtaatttttttttcgagtATAGGCTACAGCTTGGTGAGCTTTAGCGTTTCCATGTGTTGAACAGGCATCTGAGTTATTCCGTTTTATCTGACATGAGGAATTTGAAATTTGCTATACCTGTCAGGTTAAAGACACGCCGATTCGATGGACAACAGGCATACCAATATTTTGTCTTGCGAGCACAGAAGATAGCTCTATCTCATggatatgaaattataaactgGCAAGACTTTGCTAAAACTTGTTGAGAaactttgtaaattttttaagtGTTTTCTCGTTTATAATTCGTGTTCGAAATTTGCAGGGAAGAGACCTTCAACAATTTTGGCAGCAAGTTGAGTCGCAAAACTGTTGTCCATAACTGGTACGCCTCCTTTCTAATGGCACACAACTCTCGCTTTAAACAGAACGAGCATAATCCTGATAATGTAGGACAGGGCTAGGGCTTACGAATTGAAATCGGTTCTCTCAGATCATCTCTCCCTAATTTAGTATCCATCCCAAAAATTTAAGATCGGTCTGGAGCTCTTATAAAACGCAATAATGCATTTGATATTTCAATCTTAAATCTAACGTTTTCCAACAGGCTCGGGGGTGGTGTGGCTCAGCAAGTGGTTGCAGCTGGACTTCGGTGCATTGTGAGCAACCAGGACAAATGGTATTTGGATCACTTAGACGCAACGTGGGATGGTTTTTACTCGAACGAGCCACTGGCTAACATCACACAGCCGAAGCAACAGGCACTGGTTCTTGGCGGGGAAGTATGCATGTGGGGAGAAAACATTGATGCTTCAGATATCGAGCAAACCATATGGCCCcgtgctgctgctgctgcaggtatttcttctttttttttttttcctcgccTCACGAATCACGCCTAAAATCTGCACAATCCCCCCTCGTACCACACCTAAAATGTGCTAAATTGCTAACTAACTGCTGTTTTGATTTTGACGATGTTGGTGGATAAAGAGAGGCTATGGACGTCGCCTGAGAACCTCGCGAATGATCTTAGCAAAGTCGGGGGAAGGCTGGCGCACTTCAGGTGTTTGTTGAACCAACGAGGCGTGGCTGCAGCGCCAGTGAGTGGATATGGGCGAGATGCGCCAGATGAGCCAGGATCTTGCCATTtgcagtagtagtagtagttagGGGTCagccatttttatttttgtcagtTGGTTCCAACACGATAACTGAATAAACTACCTTGCAGGCTTGCACCACATATGTACTAGGACTAGGAAACTGTCcataatcaataaaaatttgaaaatcagttggaaaaaaaacaaaaaaccgtTTTCTCTGTTATCTCATTATTCCAAAACCACATCATTtttgtacacaaaaaaatgCTATCTTAGCTACATTGTTCAGGGTTTCCACGGCGGTGGTGGGGGCGGGGCCGGGGCGTAAAGCGGCGGAACGTTGGAGAAGATTGCGTTTTTGTCGACCCCGGAGCGGCCGGTGTTGGTTAGGGACACTAGCGCCGCCACTAAGCCTGCATTTCCGGCCAATGTAGGCTCTGTAAAGGCGAAACTGGTGCGGGAATCTTGGAACTGATCAAACCGGTTGGGGCCTCCGACCATGGCGCCTGTGATGTTGTTTGGATTAGGTTTTTTGGTGTCTCGCCATTTCCATCCGCTGGTGCACGAGTACTTGATCTTGTTGTTCGGCGTCGATGCGCCGCGGTGATGAACGTGCCTGGGGAACCTGGAACCATAGCCCACCACGTAGCTGAACTTCAATGGATTCTCgcctaaaatataattaatctgTGTTTTCCCAACAAGTAAAataaaccataaataaataattcccactactataaagaaataaattatattaagttGTCTATTACTGATCAgctcaaatcaaattaaaaaggtCAATAGAAGAGTCAAATTTGTAATTGTGTGATTACAGGTTAACTGGTTGCGACATTAATGTTCTTGATTGATAAGATATAAGTTAAGAAACCTGGGAAATCGCGAAAACCCGAAGAACATCCGTGGGGATAAAGTAAGGACCACAATTCATGCCGGGAACATCTGTCATTTCCATGTAATCAGCAAACAGAGATGCCAAGAACGCTGCATTCACTACATACTGTAAAGGTTGCCCTTGCCCATGGTTCAACTGTATCAGCCCCCCTGCAAATCATTCCCCCTTTGAACATCGAAATTTTTAACATAAGGAAGTAAACCAACATAACTGGTCgatttaaactaaaaagatcaGTAGGCTGGAAACAAACTAGCCTAATTGACCAATTTAAACTAAGAAGATATGTGGAATTAAACTGGGAACCTCGAAAAGTTTGACCAAGTTGggaaagaaaatgagaaattaCCTTTGGTGAAGTTGAAGACATGAAATCGTTGCAGGTAAGAGCACATGGTGAGAGTAGTGACATTGTGATAGCTCTGCAACATTTCTTCGTAGGGATAACCCGGATTCAAAACTATCCTAAACCTAGTCAAGAGCAGCATAGCCCCGGGCAGCTTATTATCCCAGCTAAACACACTCAAATCCGGGATAACTACCAACGCATT from Ipomoea triloba cultivar NCNSP0323 chromosome 6, ASM357664v1 includes:
- the LOC116023277 gene encoding beta-hexosaminidase 3, with the protein product MMVVAADLLGKTAFWGIGFCLIVVSAAAGASNGANERLNIWPMPKSVSHGHHSLYLSDGFELKTDGSTYLDGSGILKDAFSRMVEVIRGTHAVDGNVVAGFNQSHVLKGVHVVVLSANEELQHGIDESYHLTVPDIGSSLYAYLRAQTVYGALHGLQTFSQMCQFNFTSRAFEVHQVPWTVLDQPRFAYRGLLIDTARHYLPLPVIKKVIDSMTYSKLNVLHWHIVDTQSFPLEIPSYPKLWDGAYSSSERYTVGDATEIVRYAQRRGINVLAELDVPGHAQSWGVGYPKLWPSKDCQQPLDVSSDFTFKVINGILSDFGKIFKYKFVHLGGDEVNTTCWTSTPRIQKWLKTRRFDGQQAYQYFVLRAQKIALSHGYEIINWEETFNNFGSKLSRKTVVHNWLGGGVAQQVVAAGLRCIVSNQDKWYLDHLDATWDGFYSNEPLANITQPKQQALVLGGEVCMWGENIDASDIEQTIWPRAAAAAERLWTSPENLANDLSKVGGRLAHFRCLLNQRGVAAAPVSGYGRDAPDEPGSCHLQ